In the Desulfovibrio subterraneus genome, AGCGCCTCGAACTGGGTTATCTTGATCTTCTCGCCGATGATGCTGAAGATGAGCGCCTCGCCCACATTGAGCAGGGAGTCGCCGATGCGCTCAAGGTAGCGGTAGATGAAGATGACCGTGATGTGGTTGCGCGCGTCGCGCCCGCTGCCCATTTCCGCCAGCACGCGTTCGAACACATGCTTGTACATGGTATCAAGTTCGTATTCCGCCTTGCATATGGCAAGGGCGTTGTGCAGCTCTTCTTTTTCCATGGTGGGCAGAATGCGCCGTATGGCCCCCTGTATTTCGGAGAAGATGGGCAGGTAGTCGGTTTCCTGCAGGATGGTATGGTCTGAGAGATAGCCCATCTGGCGTACGATGCAGACACAGAAGTCCGCAATGCGCTCAAGGTTGACCGTGATGGCCAGAATGGAGCGGATGCGGTTTATCTCACGCTTGTCGAGCTGCTTGTCCGTGTGCAGGCGGGAATAGCACTTGTTCTCGATGATGTTCTTGAGGTTGTCTATGTAGTCGTCGCGTGTTTCGATCTTTTCCAGCAGCGGACGCGAGGGAGAACGCAGAAAGGAGAGGGTGGCATTGATCTGCCCCTCAACTTCCAGAATGATGAACTTGAAATTCTCGCTCAGACCTTCAAAGGTAATCATGTGTTATCCGGTGGTTACAGAGAGAGTACTCCCTTCTGTCTTATGGCGGTTTTCCTTCCAGCCTATCTTGATGGTCAGTTTGCTTGAGTTGCCGGCCTTGCGTGCCTTGACGGAAAATTCCAGCAGGCCGTTGGGGGCAAGGTCGATTTTGTCGCCGTGCGCAGCAAGGGTGACTTTTTCATTTTCGAATCCCTGAATCAGGGATTCCAGAAAGACCTTGATGGATTGTGTATCCTGTATGGATTCGAAAACGAATTTTTCTTCAGGCATAATGGTCCTCTCCGGTTATACGCAGATGCAGATCAGAAACCAGCCAGCCGTTCCCTGTAGCAGCGGATGACGGAAGGGCGGTCCACCGCGCCGGAAACAAGCTTCTTTCGTATGTTCAGGTCATCCCACGGCGGCTGAAGTCCTATTTCGCGGCCGCACTTTTCCATATCCTGCTGTTCGGCAGGGCGGGTTTTTTCACCCATGTGACAGTCATCCCCCATGAAGATGAGCAGTTCGCGCTGCGCGCCGTTGCGCGAGCGATTGTGCTGGTTCACCACTTCTATGAGAAAATCCGTGTACCGCTGCGACTGCGGGTTCCAGACCTCGTAGCCGTCTACATCATACCCGCGCAGCAGAATCGGCCAGAACTGTTCGGGGTGCGGTATGACAATGCCGCAGCCAAGGCTCCTTGCTTCCTCGATAATTTCCGACGCCCTGTAGAAATAGTCCAGCGGAAAACCGCGTTTGACGGATTCTTTTACCTCTTTGATGAAGGCCTGGGCGTGGTTGATGAACAAGTGGCCGAAACGGGGGCGCATGCCGTCTGCAAAATCGCGCAGCAGTTTGTTCTTGATGGATGCGGGATCTATCCTGTCTCTGTTTTCATCCAGCAGGCGTTCCAGCTTGGCTGCCAGCAGGGTGACAAAATCAACTACCTGTTGTGTGGCACCTGTTTCACGCGCAGCCTTTTCAAGTCGCTCGGTGTGGGGCGTGCTGAAAGAGGCAAGAAATTCAAACAGCTGGCTTGAGCGGTATTGAAAGGTATGATCCAGCATGGCCTTGAAGGTATGGGCCTGCTCAAGCCGCGAGTTATGGAAATGGAAAAGCAGCTGCACCTTCTGGTTGAACTTGCTGGCGTAGCAGTCCACTTCCACTCCCGAATAGTCGTCGTAGGACATGAGCACGTTGTGCTGCGTGGGAATGATCAGTTGCTCACGCACGCCGGGGAACATGGTTTCTATACGCTTGCGGCACAGGTCCATGGGAACGAATTCCGGATGCCAGTGGCATGCAAGCAGGGTGTCCTGCCGG is a window encoding:
- a CDS encoding amphi-Trp domain-containing protein; translation: MPEEKFVFESIQDTQSIKVFLESLIQGFENEKVTLAAHGDKIDLAPNGLLEFSVKARKAGNSSKLTIKIGWKENRHKTEGSTLSVTTG